A portion of the Clupea harengus chromosome 18, Ch_v2.0.2, whole genome shotgun sequence genome contains these proteins:
- the etnppl gene encoding ethanolamine-phosphate phospho-lyase yields MATELFDKQKTIDLRRKHIGPSCKVFFSHDPIKIVRARGQYMYNEKDEKYLDCINNVAHVGHSHPAVVSAGAKQMELLNTNSRFLHDNLVQYAQRLQATLPDKLSVCYFVNSGSEANDLALRLAWQYSGHKDIITLDNAYHGHVSSLIEISPYKFHQLADREQNPHVHTALSPDVYRGKFREDHPDPATAYADDVKDIVNKAHEKGHKIAAFIAESLQSCGGQVIPPAGYFQKVAQHVRKAGGVVIADEVQVGFGRVGTHFWAFQLQGDDFVPDIVTMGKPIGNGHPMSCVVTTREVAEGFTASGMEYFNTFGGNPVSCAIGMAVLDVIEQENLQGNALEVGTYLTHLLEEMKEKHPLVGDIRGRGLFVGAELVRDRAKRTPATAEAQEVIYRLKEQRILLSADGPHRNVLKFKPPMCFSREDAELAVEKIDQILTDIEAALGMTLPDTAVSEHGSSKRKAHGEENGHHMYSNGKGHSLAPAAKSTKRIRT; encoded by the exons ATGGCAACGGAACTTTTTGATAAACAGAAGACCATCGATCTCAGGAGGAAGCACATAGG GCCGTCCTGTAAGGTGTTTTTCAGTCATGATCCCATCAAGATCGTACGCGCCCGGGGTCAGTACATGTACAACGAGAAGGACGAGAAATACCTGGATTGTATCAACAATGTGGCGCATG TGGGCCACAGCCACCCAGCGGTGGTGAGTGCGGGGGCCAAGCAGATGGAGCTGCTCAACACCAACTCGCGCTTCCTGCATGACAACCTGGTGCAGTACGCACAGAGGCTGCAGGCCACGCTGCCCGACAAGCTCTCCGTCTGCTACTTCGTCAACTCAGG gtctGAAGCCAATGATTTGGCCCTGCGCCTCGCCTGGCAGTACTCAGGCCACAAAGACATCATCACGCTGGACAA TGCGTACCACGGTCACGTGTCGTCCCTGATCGAGATCAGCCCTTACAAGTTCCACCAGCTGGCAGACAGGGAGCAGAACCCGCACGTGCACACG gctctgagTCCGGATGTCTATCGAGGGAAGTTCAGGGAGGACCACCCTGACCCGGCCACCGCCTACGCAGACGACGTCAAAGACATCGTCAACAAAGCCCACGAAAAGGGACACAAG ATTGCTGCTTTTATCGCTGAGTCTCTGCAGAGCTGTGGAGGCCAGGTCATTCCCCCCGCTGGCTACTTCCAGAAAGTGGCACA GCACGTGAGGAAGGCCGGGGGCGTCGTCATCGCCGACGAGGTGCAGGTGGGCTTCGGCCGCGTGGGCACACACTTCTGGGCCTTCCAGCTGCAGGGAGACGACTTTGTGCCCGACATCGTCACCATGGGCAAACCCATTGGCAACGGGCACCCCATGTCCTGCGTGGTCACCACCAGGGAGGTGGCAGAGGGCTTCACCGCCTCAGGGATGGAGTACTTTAATACG TTTGGTGGTAACCCAGTGTCCTGCGCCATCGGGATGGCGGTTCTGGATGTGATTGAGCAGGAGAACCTCCAGGGCAACGCTCTGGAGGTGGGCAcctacctcacacacctcctggaggagatgaaggagaaaCACCCGCTGGTGGGAGATATACG GGGCCGTGGCCTGTTTGTTGGGGCGGAGCtggtgagagacagagcaaaaaGAACACCCGCTACAGCTGAAGCACAGGAGGTCATatacag gcTGAAGGAGCAGCGAATCCTCCTGAGTGCTGACGGGCCTCACCGGAACGTTCTCAAGTTCAAGCCGCCCATGTGCTTCTCCAGAGAGGATGCTGAGCTCGCCGTGGAGAAGATCGACCAGATCCTTACAG ACATTGAAGCTGCGCTGGGGATGACTCTGCCTGATACAGCTGTGTCGGAGCACGGCAGCAGCAAAAGGAAG GCCCACGGCGAGGAGAATGGCCACCACATGTACTCAAACGGGAAAGGCCACAGCCTGGCCCCCGCAGCCAAGTCCACCAAGAGGATAAGAACATGA
- the ostc gene encoding oligosaccharyltransferase complex subunit ostc, whose amino-acid sequence METLYSLPFSVLECPNIKLKKPSWLHMPSAMTVYAVVIVSYFLITGGIIYDVIVEPPSVGSMTDEHGHQRPVAFLAYRVNGQYIMEGLASSFLFTMGGLGFIILDRSNAPNIPKLNRFLLLFIGFVSVLLSFFMARVFMRMKLPGYLMG is encoded by the exons ATGGAAACGTTATACAGTCTTCCGTTTTCTGTGCTAGAATGTCCAAATATCAAGCTAAAAAAACCTTCATGGCTACATATGCCCTCTGCTATGACCGTGTATGCAGTGGTCATTGTGTCATACTTTCTCATCACCGGGG GCATCATTTATGATGTGATTGTGGAACCACCAAGTGTCGGCTCGATGACGGATGAGCACGGCCATCAGAGACCGGTGGCTTTTCTGGCCTACAG GGTGAATGGGCAGTACATCATGGAGGGTCTGGCCTCGAGCTTCCTCTTCACCATGGGCGGGCTGGGCTTCATCATCCTGGACCGCTCCAACGCGCCCAACATCCCCAAGCTCAACCGCTTCCTGCTGCTCTTCATCGGCTTCGTGAGCGTGCTCCTCAGCTTCTTCATGGCCCGCGTTTTCATGAGGATGAAGCTCCC TGGTTACCTCATGGGATAA
- the rpl34 gene encoding 60S ribosomal protein L34, whose product MVQRLTYRRRLSYNTASNKTRLSRTPGNRIVYLYTKKTGKAPKSACGICPGRLRGVRAVRPQVLMRLSKTKKHVNRAYGGSMCAKCVRDRIKRAFLIEEQKIVVKVLKAQAQSQKSK is encoded by the exons ATGGTGCAACGCCTGACTTACCGTCGTAGGTTGTCCTACAACACCGCTTCAAACAAGACCAGGCT GTCCCGGACACCAGGAAACCGCATCGTTTACTTGTACACCAAGAAAACCGGCAAGGCTCCCAAGTCAGCATGTGGCATCTGCCCAGGAAGACTGCGTGGT gtccgCGCTGTTAGACCTCAGGTCCTGATGAGGCTGTCCAAGACCAAGAAGCACGTCAACAGAGCATATGGAGGCTCCATGTGTGCCAAGTGTGTGCGCGACAG gATCAAGCGTGCCTTCCTCATCGAGGAGCAGAAGATCGTCGTCAAAGTGCTgaaggcacaggcacagagccAGAAGTCAAAGTAA